A section of the Cololabis saira isolate AMF1-May2022 chromosome 6, fColSai1.1, whole genome shotgun sequence genome encodes:
- the LOC133445563 gene encoding gastrin-releasing peptide receptor-like: MSLEEQFVSDPEDGRVPLLNASSGLWDPAQGGPRPRYRIWLPGIGIAAAYGLITVVGLVGNVTLVKTVLRVKSMRTVPNLFLSSLAAGDALLLLTCAPVDASRYLVDRWLFGRLGCKLIPFIQLTSVGVSVFTLTALSADRYKAIVTPLDIQRSGATLSISLRAGAIWLLSLTLATPELICLIRTWSTSLSIRLKGRQHIKSRKRLAKTVLVFVGLFAVCWLPSHVIYLYRSYHYDQVDTSLARFIASVCARILAFTNSCVNPLALYLMSKSFSKHFRKQLLCCSSPRRLNSQNSGNTNITTV, from the exons ATGTCTCTGGAGGAGCAGTTCGTCTCCGACCCGGAGGACGGCCGGGTCCCGCTGCTGAACGCGTCCAGCGGGCTGTGGGACCCGGCACAGGGGGGCCCCCGGCCCCGGTACCGCATCTGGCTGCCCGGCATCGGCATTGCCGCCGCCTACGGGCTGATCACCGTGGTGGGTCTGGTGGGGAACGTGACTCTGGTGAAGACGGTTCTGCGGGTCAAGTCCATGCGCACCGTGCCCAACCTGTTCCTGTCCAGCCTGGCCGCGGGGGacgcgctgctgctgctcacctgCGCGCCCGTGGACGCCAGCCGCTACCTGGTGGACCGCTGGCTGTTCGGCCGCCTGGGCTGCAAGCTGATCCCCTTCATCCAGCTCACCTCCGTGGGGGTGTCCGTGTTCACGCTCACCGCGCTCTCCGCTGACCG GTACAAGGCCATCGTCACGCCTCTGGACATCCAGCGGTCCGGCGCCACGCTCAGCATCAGTTTACGGGCCGGAGCCATCTGGCTGCTCTCCTTAACCCTGGCGACCCCCGAACTTATTTGTCTAAtacggacttggtccac GTCCTTATCAATCAGGCTGAAAGGCAGGCAGCAC ATTAAGTCCAGGAAGCGTCTGGCCAAGACGGTGCTGGTGTTCGTGGGCCTGTTCGCGGTCTGCTGGCTCCCCAGTCACGTGATCTACCTGTACCGCTCCTACCACTACGACCAGGTGGACACGTCGCTGGCCCGCTTCATCGCCAGCGTCTGCGCTCGCATCCTGGCCTTCACCAACTCCTGCGTGAACCCGCTTGCCCTGTACCTGATGAGCAAGAGCTTCAGCAAACACTTCAGGAAGCAGCTGCTGTGCTGCTCGTCTCCCAGACGCCTCAACAGCCAGAACAGCGGCAACACAAACATAACCACCGTCTGA